Within the Opitutaceae bacterium TAV5 genome, the region GATCGAGGACGAAGGTTTTGGTTCCGACGGTGAAGGACTTTTGCATGAGAAAACGACTGGGGAAACGTGACGAGCGTGAGCGGCAGATGGAGAGGGCGGGCGTCGTGAGACGGAAACGGCGAAGGACAGTGATGCGATGGGTGCGACGACCGGAAAATGTGGCAGAAAGGGACGGATTTTTAGTCCACTTATGGAGTAATCAATCCCGACTTATTCGTAGTTGCTGACGTGTTATTAACCACAACGGGTTGTGGTTCCTGAGTTGGTAGACCACAATGGATGGGATTGTCGGAACGGCAGGTCAAACGTCTTTTGGTACTTTCAGGGAGGAAAAACGCACTTTTTTTGCTTGCCGCACCGGTCCCGGTTTCCCTTGCCCGGAGAAGGGACAGGGCAACCGGGAGCCGGTGATGTCTTCAGGCTCATGCGTGCGAGCCGGGGCGAGGCGTGACGACCGGGGCTACGCGGGGCATAACCCCGCCTGTTATAATTATCCTGCATACTCCACGCGTATCCGGCCGATCATCACGGAAGCCGGACAACCACTTGAAATTTAACGTTTAACATTTAGCGCTCAATGAAAACACCGGAAACAGTCTGTTTGGCGAATGGAATCCCGTCAGCCGGCATCCTGTTTAATGTTAAATGTTAACGGATGTTACGCAGACGCCCGCGCTACAGCGCATTGCGTAACATCAGATGTTAAGTGTTTAATGTTAAAACGTTCTCCGCCATCATTCGAACAGCTCGTCTGCATCACCCGGTCTTGCGATGAACTATCCGGGCTACCTTCGCGGTTCCACCCAGGCCCCCTCGACGAGAATCTCGCGCCGGTGCTCGGGCAGTCCGCGCTCGTTGTGCGTGAGCTGGTTGACGACAAGGTCGCAGGCCATCTCGCCGACCAGCGTATTGTTTTCGTCGATACCCGGGAACGGCGAGTTTGCCGGACGATTCAGGCATACGAGCAACGTGCCGCCGCCTCCCGCATCGCCGCCGCGTGCAAGCGGCGACACGCCCATCGTTTCCAGCCACCGGGCCTCCTCGCCGAGCAGCGTGACGAGCCCGTCGGGCTTCCAGCGTTTGTGCCAGGCCCGGAATGTGGCGAGGGGCGTGTCGTGAATCGTGCCGACGAATACGGGCAGCCGCCGTGCCTTCGGGATCTGCGCCTGCGCCACGAGGTAGCCGGCTATCCAGTTGGCATCGACGCCGCGGACGGCATTTTTCGGCAGGCAGAAGCCGATGCGCCGGCACCCGCGCTTCACCAGCCGGGCAAACGCGTGATCCATGTTATGCCGGTGATGCGAGGAGACGCGATCCACGACGGGTGAAGTCCATGTGTAGCTGACGGTGGCGCAGGCGTAGTTTTCCCAACGCAGCCGGACCGCCGGACGCTGCGCGTGCTTGGGCGCGGCGAGAATCACGCCGATGATGCCGCGCGCATGAAGCTGGCGGTCGATGGCCTCGTCGCTCATCCCCGGGCCGCGCAGGCAAAAACACTCCGTGCGATAACCGCGCAGGGCGGCGCGACGCTGGTAGCCGGCATACTGGGCGGTGTAGGTGTTGCGTTCCTGAGCGAGCCATTCCTCTTTCGACGCGTTGTCGAGCAGGATGGCGATGCACCCGAGGCTCTGCGGCGCACGTCCCGCGCGGATACGCGCCATGAGGGTGGTGACAAACGGACTGGCGCGATAACCCATCTTGCGGGCCGCTTCCTGCACGCGCTTTTTCGTTTCGGCGGCGACGAGCGGATGATCTCGCAGTGCCATCGAGACGGTGGCCTGGGTGAGCCCGAGCTTTTGGGCGATCTCGCGCTGATTGGCCATGGGATTGAAGCGACTTCGGCGGGGGGGAATCGAAAAGGCTTTACCGGTTGCGCGTCATCCGATCCGGACAGCTTTCAACCCGAGCGCGCTGGCGGCGGCGATCTGGTGGGTGTCGTGCGAATGCACCTCATCAAAACCGTGATGCAGCGCAGTCACCAGGTGCAGGCAATCGGCCGCGCGCAGAAACACATTTTCAGGGAGTGTCGCATAGGTCCGGGCCGCCTGCTCCGGAATGCCTCCATCCAGAGGGAACCATGTCCAGTAACCGCCGATGTCATCCTGGGCAAACTGCCGGGCAGCGGCTTGGAAATCCTCCCGGCTCCATTTTTTTTCACGGAGGCGGCGGTGAAAAACGGCCATCAGTTCCGTGCGCGCCAGCTCGGACGCAAAGACCGAAGGTCGAGCGTCCAGCCAGGCCCGGACGGCGGCGGACTCCGGCTCCGGCACATAATACTTGGCGAGGGTCGAGGTATCGCAAAAGGCCATCGGGAATACGCCTCCTTTCAGCGTTCACCGCGCACGGCATCAAGGTCATCGAGCACATCGCCACCCGGCACGCTGGCGGCATGGCCTGCTTTCTTCAGCAACGCCGCGTATTCAGGAAGCACTACGCGGCGACGGCGTTTTCCCGGCATGGCCGAGACAGGGGCGAGCACGGCGATCAATCGTCCGCGATCCGTGATCGGCGTGGGCGTTTTGGCCTTGCCGGCAAGGCGGACATGCTCGCCGGTTTTGGCGTGAAGTTCCTTGATGGTGATCGTGGCAGGCATGGTGTCACAGTGTCACTTTCCGGATACGGGTCAAGCGGCAGGGCGCCGGCCTGCTGCATGATTTGCCGCGAATTGCCCGACGCTACTCTCCCGCAAGGCGCAAGGCTTCGGCCAGGATACCCGGGCCGAGGTGGAAACCACTCGCATCAAGCGCATCCAGCAAGGGCCTGACCAAGGGGACCACTCCGAATTCTTTTGCCTTGAGCAACAATCCGACGGTTCCGGTCACCGGCACTCCCAGGCGGGCGGCGACCGCCCTTGCCTTGCGATCATCGAGTATCACGCGTATCCCCTTTTCCTGGGCCAGCGCAATAGCCTCGGATTCCCCGGCATCCACCATCATCCGCAACGAGGCTACCAGTGCCCGGTCGGCAGGCGGGACAATTTGCAACCAGGCGGGACGCGCGCCGAATTCCTTTTCCACGGCAGGCGGCGCCCATGCGGGTTGCAGCAACGCGTCGATGACGTCCAGCCGTCCGATGTTATCGAGGCCGATCAGGCAGGTGCTGTCCAATACGGCGGCGATTTTGGCCGGAGCTACCATGCCAGATCGTCAGCCAGTTCAGATGCCGCGTGGTTCGCAACGGGTATTCCCTGCTGGCCGAGCACATCGAGAAATGTCCGTTTGGACAGATTGGCGACGGTGGCGGCCTGCCCGGCGCTCAATCGCCCCGCTTCGAAAAGTTTTATGGCAAGCATCAACCGGGCATCCTCCTTGGGCACGAACGGCGGCAATGTGACTTCCAGGATATTTTCCGGTATGGCAGGCATGGGGGCAAAATGCGCCCGCTTGCCTCCAAAATCAATCTTTCGCTCATGAATGCCGATTTCCCGGCGACGAACACGGCCCGGGTTTCCCCGAGCAAGCTTCGGATACCCGTCCGAAGCGGACGAAGGTCTTCGACGCTTGTGCCAGATCGGGCATATTGTTCCCGTGCACACCTCCCCCCCGGATCGCCAGGCTTCAATCCAACAAGTGAACCGGGTTTCATGGTATTTTATCGTGATAAATAAATGAAGTTTTGTCAGAAAACCGGAAACCCTGCCTCTTGTTCGCAACACCCATTTACAGCAGAACGCCCCTCCCCGCCATGATTCCGATTCTCTCAAAACCAGATTTCTGCCCATCCCGGTGCCTGTCGATCCGCAACCGGGGCTTCACCCTCGTCGAGCTGATTGTGGTCATCGCAATCATCGGCATCCTTGCCGGCATTCTGATCCCGACTGCCCTCCATGTTCGTTATTTGGCACGGATTGCCCAGTGCTCCTCCAACCTCCGGCAGATATTTTTGACGTTCGAGCTTTACGCCGCCGACCACAAGAACCACTGGCCGCCCTCCCGCTTGGCAAACGAGTCGGGCACCACAACGGCCTCCTATCCCTATATCATCAAGGACTATGTTTACGGGAACCGGTATGGGAGTACTCCGGGGGGCTCCGCCTCCATGTATGTCTGTTCCGAATGGAAGGTGCAACTCGACTGGACCGGCGGCACCCATTACAGCATAAACGACTACCTCTACGCCGATCTGCCGGACGGAAATTACAGCCCGGCTCCCAAAATGCGGATCACTCAACCTTCCCGCACCCTCCTGCTGGGCGACATGTGCTGGTGGGAGTCGTCACGGCAGTCGTTCGTCAACATCAATAGCTCGGGCCGGCTTCCCGGAACCGTTTACGATAAGAGAAATAATCCGCCGGCCTCCACCTCGCACACCAATGGCGGAGCCAATGTCCTCTTTGCCGACGGCCATGTCCGGTATTGGAAAAACAGCTACATTTATCGCGACGCAAAGTATTGGAACGGCGGTCCCGAGGATATCTGGTCGGCGGTCAAATAGGCCGCGCTCCGTGTTCGCCCCTCCCGATCGCCAGGATACCAGCCTGCCTCTCGTTTTTCCCCGTCAGACCAACCCCGCAACTCTCCCCATCCCATTCCATCCCTACCTACACCATGAAACCGTCACATCTCCACCTCCATGTTTTCGGAGCCATCCTGGCCGCCGCCTGCGTCCAGCTTTCCTATGCGCAAACCGCCTCGGATAATTTCAACGCCTATTCCGCAGGCGCTTTTGCTCCAGCGGGTGGGGCCGGATCTTGGATGCGTTTCTACGCAGGGAACAACCTCACAGGGTCTGAACCTTCGGGTCACTCTTGGTCCATTTCATCCGATTATGAATCCCCGTTCTCAGGCACGCCGGGAGG harbors:
- a CDS encoding LacI family transcriptional regulator, which produces MANQREIAQKLGLTQATVSMALRDHPLVAAETKKRVQEAARKMGYRASPFVTTLMARIRAGRAPQSLGCIAILLDNASKEEWLAQERNTYTAQYAGYQRRAALRGYRTECFCLRGPGMSDEAIDRQLHARGIIGVILAAPKHAQRPAVRLRWENYACATVSYTWTSPVVDRVSSHHRHNMDHAFARLVKRGCRRIGFCLPKNAVRGVDANWIAGYLVAQAQIPKARRLPVFVGTIHDTPLATFRAWHKRWKPDGLVTLLGEEARWLETMGVSPLARGGDAGGGGTLLVCLNRPANSPFPGIDENNTLVGEMACDLVVNQLTHNERGLPEHRREILVEGAWVEPRR
- a CDS encoding N-terminal cleavage protein gives rise to the protein MIPILSKPDFCPSRCLSIRNRGFTLVELIVVIAIIGILAGILIPTALHVRYLARIAQCSSNLRQIFLTFELYAADHKNHWPPSRLANESGTTTASYPYIIKDYVYGNRYGSTPGGSASMYVCSEWKVQLDWTGGTHYSINDYLYADLPDGNYSPAPKMRITQPSRTLLLGDMCWWESSRQSFVNINSSGRLPGTVYDKRNNPPASTSHTNGGANVLFADGHVRYWKNSYIYRDAKYWNGGPEDIWSAVK
- a CDS encoding twitching motility protein PilT, whose product is MAFCDTSTLAKYYVPEPESAAVRAWLDARPSVFASELARTELMAVFHRRLREKKWSREDFQAAARQFAQDDIGGYWTWFPLDGGIPEQAARTYATLPENVFLRAADCLHLVTALHHGFDEVHSHDTHQIAAASALGLKAVRIG